One stretch of Sander lucioperca isolate FBNREF2018 chromosome 13, SLUC_FBN_1.2, whole genome shotgun sequence DNA includes these proteins:
- the LOC116058184 gene encoding carbonic anhydrase 4-like, with amino-acid sequence MQQLILPVLLASFWTICTGSDWCYQSQFTCDNQCNTPGLWGKTYSTCDGNSQSPINIITRKTLKDERLTPFIFTNYREIFSDAMTNVGHSVKVGVPHLSTISGGGLPTTYKAVEFHMHWGNNERPGSEHTIDGEQYPMELHIVHIKNDYTDVPTALADPEGVAVLGFFFETSNRTNQMYNPIISALPSITALDSETPLESISLAQLIPPVKNLTSFYRYKGSLTTPECNEAVIWTVFESTIPLSMDQLTAFSEVQFKDGTPTVGNFRPVQPLNGRQVFRSGGAVILVSSALLLAAIAAALGLSQPN; translated from the exons ATGCAGCAGCTAATCCTGCCCGTTCTCCTGGCATCCTTTTGGACCATCTGCACAGGATCAG ATTGGTGCTATCAGTCCCAGTTCACCTGCGATAATCAGTGCAATA cACCAGGCTTGTGGGGCAAGACCTACAGCACCTGTGATGGAAACTCCCAGTCGCCCATCAACATCATCACCAGAAAGACTTTGAAAGACGAACGACTGACTCCTTTCATCTTTACCAACTACCGGGAGATCTTCAGTGACGCAATGACGAACGTCGGCCACTCAG TTAAGGTTGGAGTTCCTCACCTCAGCACCATCTCAGGTGGAGGCCTCCCGACCACCTACAAGGCTGTGGAGTTCCACATGCACTGGGGCAACAACGAAAGGCCTGGCTCTGAACATACCATCGATGGAGAGCAGTATCCCATGGAG CTGCACATCGTTCACATAAAGAACGATTACACTGATGTGCCAACAGCTCTAGCAGACCCAGAGGGAGTTGCAGTCCTTGGGTTCTTCTTTGAG ACGTCCAATAGGACAAACCAAATGTATAACCCCATCATCAGCGCTCTGCCAAGCATCACAGCTTTAG ATAGCGAAACTCCTCTGGAGTCCATCTCCCTGGCACAACTAATCCCACCTGTGAAGAATCTGACCAGCTTCTACCGCTACAAGGGCTCTCTGACCACCCCAGAGTGCAATGAGGCTGTAATTTGGACTGTGTTTGAGAGTACCATCCCTCTGAGCATGGATCAG CTAACGGCATTCTCTGAGGTTCAGTTCAAAGATGGAACGCCAACGGTGGGGAACTTTAGGCCGGTCCAGCCCCTGAACGGTCGGCAGGTGTTCCGGTCGGGAGGCGCAGTGATCCTGGTCAGTTCTGCCCTTCTCCTGGCTGCCATCGCCGCAGCCTTGGGACTGTCGCAACCCAACTAG